TTCGCCCCCTCTTACGCCTGGATGGCGTCCCTGGCCTTCCTCCTCGGCCTGGGGGAGGGGGTGATGAACGTCCACGGGAACAGCCTCGTGGGGGAGCTCTACCCGGAAAGGCGGGTGGAGCTTTTGAACCGGGTCAACGTGGCCTTTGGCCTGGGGGCGGTCCTCACCCCTTTGGCCTTGGCCTGGCTCCCCTACGCCGCCTTTCTGAGCCTGGCGGGCCTTCTCGCCTTCCTCGCAGGCGCCCTCGTCCTCGGGGCGCCTGCGGCGGAAAGGCCCAAGGAAAGGCCCCGGGGAGCCCTCTGGCCCTTCCTCCTCGCCGTGGGGCTCTACACGGGCCTCGAGGGGGCCCTGGCCACCTGGAACCGGGTCTGGCTGGAGGCCTTGGGCCACGCCACCTCCCTAGGCGGCCTCCTCCTCACCCTCTACTGGCTCTTCCTCGCCTTGGGCAGGCTCCTCCTCGCAGGAAGGGTGGCCAAGGACCCCTTGAGGGCCCTCCGGGGGCTTCTCCTCGGGGTGATGGGCCTCCTCCTCCTCAACTTCCTCCCCCAGACCGCCCTCCTCTTCCCCCTCGCGGGCTTCCTCCTCGGCCCCCTCTTCTCCACCCTCTTCGCCCTGGTGCAGGCCCGCTTCGGCCACCGGGCCCTGGGGGGGCTCATGTACGCCGGGGCGGCGGGGAGCACCCTGATCCCCGGGCTTTTCGCCCTCCTGCCCGACCGGGGGATCCCCCTGGGGCTTTTCGCCCTAAGCCTCGCCCTCTACCTCCTCCTCCGGGGCGCGGAGCGGGAGGTGGCCCGTGCTTAAGGCGGTCCTCTTTGACCTGGACGGCACCCTGGCGGACACGGACCCCCTGCACCTCCTGGCCTGGCGGGAGGCCCTGGCGCCCTACGGCCTGGAGGTGGACCCCATCTTCTACCGGAAAAGGATCTCGGGGAGGCTGAACCCCGAGATCGTCCGGGATCTCTTGGGCCTGGAGGGAGAGGAGGCGGAAAGGCTCATCGCCGCCAAGGAGGCCCGCTTCCGGGCCCTCGCCCAGGGGCTCAGGCCCACCCCGGGGCTTGCGGAATTTTTGGAGCACATCCGGGAGAAAGGCCTCCTTTGGGGCGTGGTGACCAACGCCCCCAAGGAAAACGCCCGCCACGTCCTCGAGGCCCTGGGCCTAAGGCCGCCCCTCCTGGTCCTGGCGGAGGAGGTGGGCCGGGGAAAGCCCGACCCCCTCCCCTACCGGGTGGCCCTAAGGCGCCTCGGGGTGGCCCCCGAGGAGGCCCTGGCCTTTGAGGACTCCCCTTCCGGGGTGAGAAGCGCCGTGGGGGCGGGGATCCCCACCTACGGCCTCCTCACGGGGCACGAGGCGGAAGCCCTTCGGGAGGCGGGGGCGAGGGGGGTTTTCCGGGACTTCCGGGAGGCGTTAGGCCTCCTTTAGGGCGTAGCGGGCGAAGGCCTCCTCGTCAAAGCGGCCCTCCACCAGGTCCTCCCAATAAAGCCACCCCTCGCGGAAGGGGGGAAAGGGGAAGAAGCCGCCCTCGGCCTTGAGGTGGAAGGCGAGCTCGCAAGGCTCCGTCACCCCCTGCTGGAAGGCGAGGAGGGCGGACTGGTAGGCCCCGAAGGCGCTTTGCGCCTGGCTCCCCACCATGGCCTTTTTGCCCTTCTCCCGGGCGAGGGCGAGCATCTCCAGGGTCCAGGTGACGCCGGTGCGGGCGGGCTTGAGGTTGAGGACGTCAAAGGTGTTGAGCTGTAGCTCCCGCCTGAGGTCCTTCGGGGTCATGGCCGCGTCGTCGGCGATGAGGGGGAGGATCCCCTTCTCCCTCAAGGCCCGCCTCGCCTCCACCTCCTCCACGGGCAAGGGCTCCTCCACGTAGCGGAGGCCAAGCTCCTTCCAGGCCAAAAGGTAGCGCTCGGCCTCCTTGGGGGGAAGGGACTCGTTGGCGTCGGCGTAGAGCTCGGCCTCGGGGAAGGCCTCCTTCAGGCGGAGGATGCGGCGGGTGTCCGCCTCCAGGTCCCGCCCCACCTTCACCTTGAAGACCCGGACCCCCGCCCCAAAGGCCATGCGGGCGTCCTCCAGGACCTCGTCCTCCTCCCCGAGGCCCAGGATGTAGGCCACCCGCACCCGGTGCTTGGCGGGCTTGAGGACCTGGTGAAGCTCCTCCCCCTCGCTCCGCGCCCAGGCCTCCCAGAGGGCGGTGTCCAGGGCGCCCTTGAGGCCGAAGTTAAAGGGGAAGGCCTCCAGAACGGCCCTTATCCCCTCCTGGTCGTCGGCCTCGAGGCCCAAAAGCTTGGGCCTCAGGTAGTCCAACCCCGCCCTCACGCTCCCCAGGGTCTCCCCGTAGATGGTGGGGCGGATGGCCACCTCGGCCCGGCCTAGGGAGCCGTCGGAAAGCTCCACCTCCAAAAGGGCGTGCTCCAAGGCGGCAAGCTCCGAAGCCTTCCCCCAGCGCAAGGGGGCCTTCAGGGGGATGCGGAAGGGGATGAGGCGCAGGTCCCGTACCGTCGGCATAGCCCCCATTCTATGGGCCGAGGCCGTGCCTCTGGAGAAAGGCCCGCACCGCCAGGACCTCTTCCTCAGGAGAAAGGGCCTCCGTGTCCAGGACCAGGGCCCGGGGGTGGCCCTGAAGGAGGCGCAAGGGGCCTTGGGGGTCGTAGTTCCGCTTCTCCTCGGCCACGATCTTGAGCTTGGCGAGGACCTCCTCCAGGGGGGCCAGGGCCAAGGCCTCCTCCAGCTCCTCCGGGGAGAGAACCCCTTCCGCCAAGGCCTTTAGCTCCGCCATCTCCTCGGGGCGGAGCTCCACGCGGTCAAAGGCGTCCCGCCGAGAAAGGAGCCTTTTGAGCCGGGTGGCCTCCCGGGCGTGGAGGAGGACGAAGCGGGCCTCGGGGAGGTGCTCCAGGGCGTAGGCCACCTCCCCTTCCCCCCTCAGGCCGTCAAAGAGGAGGAGGGGCCTTGGGGGCACGTACCCCCGGGCCAGGACCTCCGCCACCCCCCCGGGGAACTCCTCCCGGAAGCGCCGCGTAAGGCGGAAGCGCTCCTCCCGGGGAATGGGGGGCTTGGCCCCGTAGCGGGGGAGGACGTAGCGGTCCACGAGCTCCCGGCGGTCGGGGAGCCGGGGAAGGCCCAGGGCCTCCACCAGGGTGCTCTTCCCCACCCCGGTGAGGCCCACGAGGACGAGCAAAGGCACCTCCCTCGCGGGGACGAGGGAGGGGGCGGGCTCCAGGGAGAAGGCCACCTCCATGCCCCCCATGCTACCTGGTAGGATGGAGGGGCCATGAAGCGGCTTTTCGCCCTCCTCGGCCTCGCCCTGGGCCTTGCCCTGGCCCAGGCCCCCGCCTACCCGGAGAACACCCTGGGCCTGGGCTACGCCCCGGACAAGGGCGTTTACCTCCAGGGAAGCGCCCTTCTGCCCTTCAGCCCCTTGGGAATAGACACCGGCCTGGACCTCCAGGTCCTCCTGGCGCAAAGCCCCGAGGCCTACGCCCTCCTCAAGGCCAACCTCTTCCCCGGCCTGGTGGTGGAGGGCCTCTTCGCCTCGGCGGGCCTGGGTCTGGACCTCCGCTACCCCTTCGGGGTCCACCTCGGCCCCCTGGCGAGCGTGGAGCTTCCCGGGGGGGCCCTCTCCCTGGGCCTCGGCCTCGGCTACCAGGCGGGGGCGGGCCTCCATCTGGCCTGGGGGGCGGGGCTCAGGCTCTACCTGGAGCCTTGGGCCCTCGAGGTCTCCGCCTCGGACCGCTACCCCTTCCTCCTCTCCCTCCTCTACCTCTGGTAGCCCGTGAGGAAGAGGCTTCCCCTCCTCCTCTTCTCCCTGCCGGCCCTCCTCCCCCTCTTCCTCTTCGTCCTCTACCCCTTCCTGGAGGTGGTCCGGTTCTCCACCTGGGACTGGTCGGGGCTTTCCGAGCCCAGGCCCGTGGGGCTCAAGAACTACCGGGACCTCCTGCAAGACCCCGCCTTCTGGAAGAGCCTCCTCGTGACCCTGGAGTTCATGCTCCTGGCCCTTCCCCCCTTCCTCGCCCTCTCCCTGGTCCTGGCCGTGGTCCTGGACGGCCTGCCCTACGAGCGCCTGGCCAAGAGCCTCCTCTTCCTGCCGGGCCTCGTCACCCTGGGGGGAGCGACCCTCTCCTGGTACACCCTCTTTACCCCGGAGTACGGGGCCTTGGCCCAGTTCCTCCCCATCCCCCCCTGGGACCGGGAGGGGTTTTGGGCGCTCCTCATGGTCGTGGCCTTCACCCTGTGGCGGCACCTGGGCTACGGGGTCCTGGTGGCCTCGGCCCGGCTCAAGGCCATCCCCAAAACCCTCCTCGAGGCCGCCTACGTGGACGGGGCCGGGCCTTGGGAGGCCTTCCGCTACGTGGTCCTGCCCCTGATGCGGCCCGCGGTGGTCTTCCTCCTGGTGGTGGGGACGATCCTCTCCCTGCAGTCCTACGCCGCCGTCTTCCTCCTCACCCGGGGGGGGCCCTACGGGGCCACGCGGGTCCTCGGCTACTACCTCTACGAGGCGGGGTTTGAGAGCTTCCGCCTGGGGTACGCGGCGGCCATCACCGTGGTCCTCCTCGTCCTCACCCTCCTCTTCGCCTACGCCCAGCTCCGGCTCCTCCGTCACGGGGAGGCATAGCGGTAGCGGGCAAGGTCCCGGAGGTGGCCCGCGAAATCCACGTTCAGGTAAAGCCGCCCCCCGGCGTGGAAGAAGTAGAGGTAGGGGCGGCCCTTTTCGTCCTGGCGCACCGGGTTCAAGACGGCGAGGAGGGCCTTCTGCCCGGGGTTGGCGATGGGCCCCGGGGGAAGGCCGCCGTAGCGGTAGGTGTTGTAGGGGGAGTCCACCTGGAAGTCCCCCGCCTCCCGGGAAAGCTCCGGAAGCCTCTTCCCCAAGGCGTAGGCCACGGTGGGGTCGGCCTGGAGGGGCATGCCCCGCTCCAGGCGGTTCAGGAAGACCCCGGCGATGTAGGGCATCTCCTCGGCGCTCCCCGCCTCCTTCTCCACGATGGAGGCCAGGGTAACCCAGGCGTGGACGGAAAGCCCTCGCTCCGCTAGAAGCCTTTGCACCGGAGGGGTGAGCTCCGCCTCAAAGCGGCGGAGCATGGCCCGCACCACCTCCTCGGGGGTGGCGAGGAGGTCAAAGGTGTAGGTGGCGGGGAAGAGGTAGCCCTCCAGGGTCCGCCCCTCCACGTAGGGGGGCTTGAGGGCCCCCGGGCCTTCCACGAGCCTGAGGAAGCCCTCCCCGTCCAGCCCCGCCTCGGAGAGCCTCCGGGCGTAGTCCACCGCCCTCTCCCCCTCGGGGAAGGTGAGGGTGACGCTTAGGGGCTTCACGCCCCCGGTGAGGGCCCGGGCCAGGCGGAAGGCCCCCTCGCCCTTCAGGCGGTAGACCCCAGGA
This region of Thermus thermophilus genomic DNA includes:
- a CDS encoding MFS transporter, encoding MRSVRFLAGSFLALLLVGVIVALPGAALPYWRERYGTEEGASLYFAALLLGLLLGVHLGQEERRHPFFPLALGLVGLAFLGLPFAPSYAWMASLAFLLGLGEGVMNVHGNSLVGELYPERRVELLNRVNVAFGLGAVLTPLALAWLPYAAFLSLAGLLAFLAGALVLGAPAAERPKERPRGALWPFLLAVGLYTGLEGALATWNRVWLEALGHATSLGGLLLTLYWLFLALGRLLLAGRVAKDPLRALRGLLLGVMGLLLLNFLPQTALLFPLAGFLLGPLFSTLFALVQARFGHRALGGLMYAGAAGSTLIPGLFALLPDRGIPLGLFALSLALYLLLRGAEREVARA
- a CDS encoding HAD family hydrolase, yielding MLKAVLFDLDGTLADTDPLHLLAWREALAPYGLEVDPIFYRKRISGRLNPEIVRDLLGLEGEEAERLIAAKEARFRALAQGLRPTPGLAEFLEHIREKGLLWGVVTNAPKENARHVLEALGLRPPLLVLAEEVGRGKPDPLPYRVALRRLGVAPEEALAFEDSPSGVRSAVGAGIPTYGLLTGHEAEALREAGARGVFRDFREALGLL
- a CDS encoding enolase C-terminal domain-like protein, whose translation is MPTVRDLRLIPFRIPLKAPLRWGKASELAALEHALLEVELSDGSLGRAEVAIRPTIYGETLGSVRAGLDYLRPKLLGLEADDQEGIRAVLEAFPFNFGLKGALDTALWEAWARSEGEELHQVLKPAKHRVRVAYILGLGEEDEVLEDARMAFGAGVRVFKVKVGRDLEADTRRILRLKEAFPEAELYADANESLPPKEAERYLLAWKELGLRYVEEPLPVEEVEARRALREKGILPLIADDAAMTPKDLRRELQLNTFDVLNLKPARTGVTWTLEMLALAREKGKKAMVGSQAQSAFGAYQSALLAFQQGVTEPCELAFHLKAEGGFFPFPPFREGWLYWEDLVEGRFDEEAFARYALKEA
- a CDS encoding bioflim formation protein, with protein sequence MKRLFALLGLALGLALAQAPAYPENTLGLGYAPDKGVYLQGSALLPFSPLGIDTGLDLQVLLAQSPEAYALLKANLFPGLVVEGLFASAGLGLDLRYPFGVHLGPLASVELPGGALSLGLGLGYQAGAGLHLAWGAGLRLYLEPWALEVSASDRYPFLLSLLYLW
- a CDS encoding carbohydrate ABC transporter permease; its protein translation is MRKRLPLLLFSLPALLPLFLFVLYPFLEVVRFSTWDWSGLSEPRPVGLKNYRDLLQDPAFWKSLLVTLEFMLLALPPFLALSLVLAVVLDGLPYERLAKSLLFLPGLVTLGGATLSWYTLFTPEYGALAQFLPIPPWDREGFWALLMVVAFTLWRHLGYGVLVASARLKAIPKTLLEAAYVDGAGPWEAFRYVVLPLMRPAVVFLLVVGTILSLQSYAAVFLLTRGGPYGATRVLGYYLYEAGFESFRLGYAAAITVVLLVLTLLFAYAQLRLLRHGEA
- the mltG gene encoding endolytic transglycosylase MltG, which gives rise to MPEGSRNWLRRGVVALFLTFLLLLYALWLLGPTGREAVVRIPRGATGAEVARILEEAGLLRSGHAFSAYLRFSGRAKRLVPGVYRLKGEGAFRLARALTGGVKPLSVTLTFPEGERAVDYARRLSEAGLDGEGFLRLVEGPGALKPPYVEGRTLEGYLFPATYTFDLLATPEEVVRAMLRRFEAELTPPVQRLLAERGLSVHAWVTLASIVEKEAGSAEEMPYIAGVFLNRLERGMPLQADPTVAYALGKRLPELSREAGDFQVDSPYNTYRYGGLPPGPIANPGQKALLAVLNPVRQDEKGRPYLYFFHAGGRLYLNVDFAGHLRDLARYRYASP